Proteins found in one Ferrovibrio sp. MS7 genomic segment:
- a CDS encoding molybdopterin-binding/glycosyltransferase family 2 protein: MFFGPVPVREAEGCILGHSMSVGTQRFRKGRVLSAEDVQALRQAGQDSVYAARLGPDDVPEDQAASRIAEAAAGTSTRAATAFTGRANIYAEAAGIAVLEPARVDALNLLHEAVTIATVAPYDVVEPGQMLATVKIIPFAAPRDVVQRAAEIAAENGPLVRVAPFAPRRVGLVMTRVDDTKDSVLAKTEAALRERLLRLGSDLGGSLTCEHDATAIAVCVAQLREQGCAPILVFGGSAIVDREDVVPAGIVAAGGIVEHFGMPVDPGNLLLIGRLAEVPVVGVPGCARSPKLNGFDWVLQRLCAGLGVGRAEIMRMGAGGLLKEIPTRPQPRSGPGAGTKSEIQAPTVQRRPRIAAVILAGGLSSRMQGGNKLLADLEGKPILRHVVEHVLASPARPVIIVTGHRAEEIQAAALAAAPSDGPGPDSLSFTHNPDFAGGLATSLVAGIRALPEGLDGALICLGDMPDVPPRVLDKLISAFNPVEGRAICVPVVGSKRGNPILWGAQFFNQLKGLDGDSGARRLLEQHSDWVCEVAAGDDGVLNDIDTAEALAARRLR; this comes from the coding sequence ATGTTTTTCGGTCCGGTTCCGGTTCGCGAGGCGGAAGGCTGCATTCTCGGCCATTCCATGAGCGTCGGCACGCAGCGGTTCCGCAAGGGCCGCGTGCTGAGTGCCGAGGATGTGCAGGCGCTCCGCCAGGCCGGACAGGACAGCGTCTATGCCGCCCGGCTCGGCCCCGACGACGTGCCCGAGGACCAGGCCGCCAGCCGCATCGCCGAGGCCGCGGCCGGCACATCGACACGCGCCGCCACCGCCTTCACCGGCCGCGCCAATATCTATGCCGAAGCCGCCGGCATCGCCGTGCTGGAACCGGCCCGCGTCGACGCCCTGAACCTGCTGCATGAAGCCGTCACCATCGCCACGGTGGCGCCTTACGATGTGGTGGAACCGGGCCAGATGCTGGCCACGGTGAAGATCATTCCGTTTGCCGCACCGCGCGATGTGGTGCAGCGCGCCGCTGAAATCGCTGCCGAAAACGGCCCGCTGGTGCGCGTGGCGCCATTCGCGCCGCGCCGTGTCGGCCTGGTGATGACCCGCGTCGACGACACCAAGGACAGCGTGCTGGCCAAGACCGAGGCGGCGTTGCGCGAGCGCCTGCTGCGCCTGGGCAGCGATCTCGGCGGCAGCCTCACCTGCGAGCATGACGCCACGGCCATCGCCGTCTGCGTGGCGCAACTGCGCGAGCAAGGCTGCGCGCCGATCCTGGTGTTCGGTGGCAGCGCCATCGTCGACCGCGAGGATGTGGTGCCCGCCGGCATCGTTGCCGCCGGCGGCATTGTCGAGCATTTCGGCATGCCGGTGGATCCCGGCAACCTGCTGCTGATCGGCCGCCTGGCAGAAGTGCCGGTGGTTGGCGTGCCGGGTTGCGCCCGTTCGCCGAAGCTGAACGGTTTCGACTGGGTGCTGCAACGGCTCTGTGCCGGCCTCGGCGTCGGTCGTGCCGAGATCATGCGCATGGGTGCCGGCGGCCTGCTGAAGGAAATTCCGACCCGGCCGCAGCCCCGATCAGGTCCGGGCGCCGGCACCAAGTCGGAAATTCAGGCGCCGACAGTCCAGCGCCGGCCCCGCATCGCTGCCGTGATCCTGGCCGGCGGCCTGTCCAGCCGCATGCAGGGCGGCAACAAGTTGCTGGCCGACCTGGAAGGCAAGCCGATCCTGCGCCATGTGGTGGAGCATGTGCTGGCCTCCCCCGCCCGGCCTGTCATAATCGTTACCGGCCACCGCGCCGAGGAAATCCAGGCCGCCGCCCTGGCCGCCGCCCCCTCCGATGGCCCAGGGCCAGATAGCTTGAGCTTCACCCACAACCCGGATTTCGCCGGCGGCCTGGCCACCTCCCTGGTGGCCGGCATCCGTGCCCTGCCCGAAGGGCTGGACGGCGCCCTGATCTGCCTCGGCGATATGCCGGACGTGCCACCGCGGGTGCTGGACAAGCTGATTTCCGCCTTCAACCCGGTGGAAGGCCGCGCCATATGCGTGCCAGTAGTGGGTTCCAAACGTGGCAACCCAATCTTGTGGGGCGCCCAGTTCTTTAATCAGCTCAAAGGCTTGGACGGCGATAGCGGTGCCCGCCGGCTGCTTGAGCAGCATTCTGACTGGGTTTGCGAGGTCGCTGCCGGGGATGATGGCGTGCTCAACGACATCGACACCGCCGAAGCGCTCGCCGCCCGCCGCCTGCGCTAA
- a CDS encoding XdhC family protein has protein sequence MKQEILTQLQADRAAKIPVVLGTFLNSGEQRLFYLYGKKGLKDIDPRIGEAARAAMLEDKPRTIETDDGPLFLNVFNPPLRLILVGAVHIAQALVPMAQFAGYEVAVIDPRSAFGSEARFPGVWLSNEWPDEAMAQLKPDLRTAVVTLTHDPKVDDPALQMALKSDVFYIGALGSKKTHASRLERLTAAGFGPEDLARIHGPVGLSIGAKTPAEIAIAILGQMTQALRQPAPSSHSGATTSAAA, from the coding sequence ATGAAACAGGAAATCCTCACCCAACTCCAGGCCGACCGTGCCGCCAAGATTCCGGTGGTGCTGGGCACCTTCCTCAATAGCGGCGAGCAGCGGCTGTTCTATCTCTATGGCAAGAAGGGCCTGAAGGATATCGATCCGCGCATCGGCGAGGCGGCGCGCGCCGCCATGCTGGAAGACAAGCCGCGCACCATCGAGACCGATGACGGCCCCCTCTTCCTCAATGTGTTCAATCCGCCGCTGCGCCTGATCCTGGTTGGCGCCGTGCATATCGCGCAGGCGCTGGTGCCGATGGCGCAGTTCGCCGGCTACGAAGTGGCGGTGATCGATCCGCGCAGCGCCTTTGGCAGCGAGGCCCGCTTCCCCGGTGTGTGGCTGTCGAATGAGTGGCCGGACGAGGCCATGGCGCAATTGAAGCCTGACCTGCGCACGGCGGTAGTGACGCTGACGCATGATCCGAAGGTGGACGACCCGGCATTGCAGATGGCGCTGAAGTCGGACGTGTTCTATATCGGCGCGCTGGGCAGCAAGAAGACCCATGCCTCGCGCCTCGAACGCCTCACCGCCGCCGGCTTCGGGCCGGAGGATCTGGCGCGCATCCATGGCCCGGTAGGGCTGTCCATTGGCGCCAAGACACCGGCTGAAATCGCCATCGCCATCCTGGGCCAGATGACTCAGGCTTTGCGCCAGCCGGCGCCTAGTTCACATTCGGGCGCTACCACCAGCGCCGCCGCCTGA
- the purU gene encoding formyltetrahydrofolate deformylase — protein sequence MGLILTLSCLDRPGIVAAVSGFLAEQRFNIRESAQFGAAETGLFFMRVTIDDLTESHRPVEDVRTAFAPVTAPFGMTWAIHDESARQRVLVMVSKFGHCLNDLLYRYSIGALPIEIPAIVSNHREWYQRAAAHDIPYHYLPVTRDNKVAQEQRLRDIIREERIDLVVLARYMQVLSPELCADLQGRVINIHHSFLPSFKGAAPYSQAHKRGVKLIGATAHYVTSDLDEGPIIEQEVARVDHSYSPERLAAQGRDIESLVLARAVGYHVEHRIFVNGSKTVIFRG from the coding sequence ATGGGCCTGATCCTTACCCTGTCCTGCCTGGACCGCCCCGGCATCGTTGCCGCCGTGTCCGGCTTCCTCGCCGAGCAGCGTTTCAACATCCGCGAGTCCGCCCAGTTCGGCGCCGCCGAGACCGGCCTGTTCTTCATGCGCGTGACCATCGACGACCTCACCGAGAGCCACCGCCCGGTGGAGGATGTGCGCACCGCCTTCGCCCCTGTCACGGCGCCGTTCGGCATGACTTGGGCGATCCATGACGAAAGCGCGCGCCAGCGCGTGCTGGTCATGGTGTCGAAATTCGGCCATTGCCTGAACGACCTGCTCTATCGCTATTCCATCGGCGCGCTGCCGATCGAGATTCCGGCCATCGTCTCGAACCACCGCGAATGGTATCAGCGCGCCGCAGCCCATGACATCCCGTATCACTACCTGCCGGTGACACGCGACAACAAGGTGGCGCAGGAACAGCGCCTGCGCGACATCATCCGCGAGGAGCGCATCGACCTGGTGGTGCTGGCGCGCTACATGCAAGTGCTGTCGCCCGAACTCTGCGCCGACCTGCAGGGCCGCGTCATCAACATCCACCATTCCTTCCTGCCGAGCTTCAAGGGCGCCGCGCCCTATAGCCAGGCGCATAAGCGCGGCGTGAAGCTGATCGGCGCCACGGCGCATTATGTCACCAGCGACCTCGATGAAGGTCCGATCATCGAGCAGGAAGTGGCGCGCGTCGACCATTCCTATTCGCCGGAGCGGCTGGCCGCCCAGGGCCGCGATATCGAAAGCCTAGTGCTGGCGCGTGCGGTTGGCTACCACGTCGAGCACCGCATCTTCGTCAACGGCAGCAAGACCGTAATTTTCCGGGGCTGA
- a CDS encoding response regulator — protein sequence MNTRLPAFDNMTRLPVDLRVRRIMIVDDDNVSRQIALRLLQQFSFGQVLEATNGEEALSLLKASETPIDLLLVDLIMPIMDGFDLIDRIRSGERGIDQNIPIIIMSGRTDPETLQRVRKMRINGFVAKPPQARNFFERIVAALQSAKAKPNSDPAVRKLT from the coding sequence GTGAACACCCGCCTGCCTGCCTTCGATAATATGACCCGCCTGCCAGTGGACCTGCGGGTGCGGCGGATCATGATTGTCGACGACGATAATGTGTCGCGCCAGATCGCACTGCGGCTGCTGCAGCAATTCTCCTTCGGCCAGGTGCTGGAAGCCACCAATGGCGAGGAAGCCCTCTCGCTGCTCAAGGCCTCGGAAACCCCGATCGACCTGCTGCTGGTGGACCTGATCATGCCGATCATGGATGGGTTCGACCTGATCGACCGCATCCGCAGCGGCGAGCGCGGCATCGACCAGAATATCCCGATCATCATCATGTCTGGCCGTACCGACCCGGAAACCTTGCAACGGGTGCGCAAGATGCGTATCAACGGTTTCGTCGCCAAGCCGCCCCAGGCGCGCAATTTCTTCGAGCGCATTGTGGCGGCGCTGCAAAGCGCCAAGGCGAAGCCGAATTCCGATCCCGCCGTCCGCAAGCTGACCTGA